A genomic stretch from Persephonella sp. includes:
- a CDS encoding cytochrome c3 family protein has protein sequence MKNIFILLFTGVLLAFGAEVNQKIYRLNLKVPSNEPVEIIQPAVNSIHYEDTASVVIKIDPKKIKELEMITYFQVFQLDPDERIMYKNRPKKKKEKFKFHLKDEKLFYCKTIELRYGRNKIQVIATTKGGKKIKKSVEMYLTSPILRAYKYPPPKYKEIFFHKEKNEKICSECHDMTVNEKKGIAFEDVTKSNCYKCHKALTTRYKYNHAPARNWLCATTCHTGKTGRLNKRLEGKSKFIWPEPQGPECYRCHKEKRKEWDSKRFHHDPVVAGMCDKCHNPHSSPNRYFLRKPSWYLCTTCHEDKVIRGHVVFTFLGRSHPTRGFKDPSNPKRELSCISCHEAHNSDNNFMLLKPFNQLCNMCHKK, from the coding sequence ATGAAAAACATATTTATACTGCTTTTTACTGGGGTATTATTGGCTTTTGGAGCAGAGGTCAATCAAAAAATTTACAGACTTAATCTAAAAGTTCCGTCAAATGAACCTGTAGAAATAATTCAACCTGCTGTAAACTCAATACATTACGAGGACACAGCATCTGTTGTTATTAAAATAGATCCTAAGAAGATTAAAGAACTTGAGATGATCACTTATTTTCAGGTTTTCCAGCTGGATCCAGATGAAAGGATTATGTATAAAAACAGACCAAAAAAGAAAAAGGAAAAATTTAAATTTCATTTAAAAGATGAGAAACTTTTTTATTGTAAGACTATTGAGCTTAGATATGGAAGAAATAAAATTCAAGTTATAGCAACAACAAAAGGTGGAAAAAAGATAAAAAAATCAGTAGAGATGTATCTCACATCTCCTATTTTGAGGGCTTATAAATATCCTCCTCCAAAATATAAAGAAATATTCTTCCATAAAGAAAAAAATGAAAAAATATGTTCCGAATGTCACGATATGACAGTTAATGAGAAAAAAGGGATTGCCTTTGAGGATGTTACAAAATCAAACTGCTACAAATGCCATAAAGCATTAACCACAAGATATAAATACAACCATGCACCTGCACGAAACTGGCTTTGTGCAACAACCTGTCACACAGGAAAAACAGGAAGATTAAACAAAAGACTTGAGGGAAAATCAAAATTTATCTGGCCTGAACCACAGGGACCTGAATGCTATAGATGTCATAAAGAAAAAAGAAAAGAGTGGGATAGCAAAAGATTTCACCATGATCCGGTAGTTGCAGGTATGTGTGATAAATGCCACAACCCCCACTCCTCACCGAACAGATACTTCTTAAGAAAACCATCTTGGTATTTATGCACAACCTGTCATGAAGATAAAGTAATAAGGGGACATGTTGTTTTTACATTTTTAGGAAGATCCCACCCAACAAGAGGTTTTAAAGACCCTTCCAACCCCAAAAGAGAGTTATCCTGTATAAGCTGTCATGAGGCTCATAACTCAGATAATAACTTTATGCTTCTAAAGCCCTTCAACCAGTTATGTAATATGTGTCATAAAAAATAA